Proteins from a single region of Hyphomicrobiales bacterium:
- a CDS encoding transcriptional regulator produces the protein MALKMRRNRSPAPPGGCPLLGCMSIIGGAWAPNVIWNLRGGPRRFSELKADIPGISPKVLTQRLRDLEAHGVIERRVMPTSPPSVEYALNDLGERLVPAIEAIAEVGLELERRRGGKGEAEGEAPNAA, from the coding sequence ATGGCATTGAAAATGCGCCGCAATCGCAGTCCCGCCCCGCCCGGCGGCTGTCCGCTGCTCGGCTGCATGTCGATCATCGGCGGGGCCTGGGCGCCGAACGTCATTTGGAACCTGCGCGGTGGGCCGCGCCGCTTCAGCGAGCTCAAGGCGGACATTCCGGGCATCTCGCCGAAGGTGCTGACGCAGCGCCTGCGCGATCTCGAAGCGCACGGCGTCATCGAGCGGCGCGTCATGCCGACCTCGCCGCCCTCGGTGGAATATGCGCTCAACGATCTCGGCGAGCGGCTGGTGCCGGCGATCGAGGCGATCGCCGAGGTCGGCCTCGAACTCGAGCGCCGGCGCGGGGGGAAGGGCGAGGCGGAGGGGGAGGCTCCAAACGCCGCGTGA
- the gstA gene encoding glutathione transferase GstA yields MKLYYSPGACSLASHIALAEVGAKYTIEKVNTKTKEIASGGDFWKVNPNGYVPALEIAGGEVLTEGPAILTYIAETHPAAKLVPATPLERARHNSLLNFVGSELHKAFSPFFSDKPEGAAREKALAKLKARMGHIERQLADGRTYLTGSQFTVADAYAFVVAKWSRFIDLSLDEWPHVKAFVDRVAARPAVQQAMREEGLL; encoded by the coding sequence GTGAAGCTCTATTACTCCCCCGGTGCCTGCTCGCTCGCCAGCCACATCGCGCTCGCCGAGGTCGGCGCAAAGTACACCATCGAGAAGGTCAACACCAAGACCAAGGAGATCGCCTCGGGCGGCGACTTCTGGAAGGTCAACCCGAACGGCTACGTGCCGGCACTCGAGATCGCCGGCGGCGAGGTGCTGACCGAGGGCCCCGCCATCCTCACCTACATCGCCGAGACGCACCCGGCGGCCAAGCTCGTACCGGCAACGCCGCTCGAGCGGGCCCGTCACAATTCCCTCCTCAACTTCGTCGGCTCGGAACTGCACAAGGCGTTCAGCCCGTTCTTTTCCGACAAGCCCGAGGGCGCGGCGCGCGAAAAGGCGCTCGCCAAGCTCAAGGCGCGGATGGGCCACATCGAGCGCCAGCTCGCGGACGGACGCACGTATCTGACCGGCAGCCAGTTCACCGTCGCCGACGCCTACGCGTTCGTGGTTGCCAAGTGGTCGCGCTTCATCGATCTTTCCCTCGATGAATGGCCGCACGTGAAGGCCTTCGTCGATCGCGTCGCGGCGCGCCCGGCGGTGCAGCAGGCGATGCGCGAGGAAGGCCTCCTCTGA
- a CDS encoding nuclear transport factor 2 family protein produces MMTTSETAADAAAIIAQMQRYFDGLYHSDTGRLAAVFHPRARYVTASGADLVDIGMDEYFPIVDARPAPASRGEPRRDAIEQIAFAGPVTAHVRARCAIAERRFTDLLTFIKVDGEWRIISKVFHYDIAA; encoded by the coding sequence ATGATGACGACCAGCGAAACGGCGGCCGACGCTGCCGCCATCATCGCGCAGATGCAGCGCTATTTCGACGGCCTCTATCACAGCGACACGGGCCGGCTCGCAGCGGTGTTCCATCCCCGCGCCCGCTACGTGACGGCGAGCGGCGCCGACCTTGTCGACATCGGCATGGACGAATATTTCCCGATCGTCGATGCCCGCCCGGCGCCCGCGAGCCGCGGCGAGCCGCGCCGTGATGCCATCGAGCAGATCGCCTTCGCTGGACCCGTCACGGCGCACGTCAGGGCGCGCTGCGCCATCGCCGAGCGGCGCTTCACCGACCTCCTCACCTTCATCAAGGTGGACGGCGAGTGGCGGATCATTTCCAAGGTCTTCCACTACGACATCGCGGCGTGA
- a CDS encoding cupin, giving the protein MTPTNVNADFSARAVVHGGIAPWIASPMPGVERKLLDRIGGEVARATSIVRYAPGSHFSPHTHDGGEEFLVLDGVFTDEHGDYPAGSYVRNPPTTRHTPGSAAGCTILVKLWQFDPDDRVSLRLDTATLPLAAHPDAPGVSSRLLYRDEREEVRIEAWEPGARVHRQIEGGLEVFCLAGGFAQGGDGFVPWSWLRLPVGAVLEAEAGPAGCRLWTKEGHLRHVAAPPGA; this is encoded by the coding sequence ATGACCCCGACCAACGTCAACGCCGATTTTTCCGCCCGCGCCGTCGTGCACGGCGGGATCGCGCCCTGGATCGCCTCGCCGATGCCCGGCGTCGAGCGCAAGCTGCTCGACCGGATCGGCGGGGAGGTGGCACGGGCGACCTCCATCGTGCGCTATGCCCCGGGCAGCCATTTCTCGCCCCATACGCACGACGGTGGGGAGGAATTCCTCGTCCTCGACGGCGTGTTCACGGACGAGCACGGCGACTACCCGGCCGGCAGCTACGTGCGCAACCCGCCGACGACGCGGCACACACCCGGCTCGGCGGCCGGCTGCACGATCCTCGTCAAGCTCTGGCAGTTCGATCCGGACGACCGGGTCTCCCTCCGGCTCGATACCGCCACACTCCCCCTCGCGGCCCATCCCGATGCACCGGGCGTCTCCTCCCGGCTCCTCTACCGCGACGAGCGCGAGGAGGTGCGCATCGAGGCCTGGGAGCCGGGTGCCAGGGTGCACCGCCAGATCGAGGGCGGGCTCGAGGTGTTCTGCCTTGCGGGCGGCTTTGCGCAAGGGGGTGACGGTTTCGTTCCCTGGTCGTGGCTGCGCCTGCCGGTCGGGGCCGTGCTCGAAGCCGAGGCGGGACCGGCCGGCTGCCGGCTCTGGACCAAGGAAGGGCATTTGCGCCACGTCGCGGCCCCGCCGGGCGCCTGA
- the rfbB gene encoding dTDP-glucose 4,6-dehydratase has translation MQRIIVTGGAGFIGSALCRHLIAETDASVLNIDKLTYAANLASLAPIAASPRYRFLEADIADKPAMVRAIAEFRPTGIMNLAAESHVDRSITGADVFIETNIVGTHRLLEAARGYWQGLGEGERAGFRFLQVSTDEVYGSLGTSGLFTEETPYAPSSPYSASKAAADHLALAAHRTHGLPVIVSNCSNNYGPYHFPEKLIPLMILKALSGQPLPVYGDGSNVRDWLYVEDHARALHLILAKGRPGEKYNVGGRNERTNLEVVERICALMDEARPEGAPHVRLIKYVTDRPGHDHRYAIDASKLEGELGWRAREDFESGIAKTVAWYLERRDWWEPLARNVYSGERLGLVGGAAGAGRTI, from the coding sequence ATGCAGCGCATCATCGTCACCGGCGGCGCCGGCTTCATCGGCTCGGCCCTCTGCCGTCATCTCATCGCCGAGACCGACGCCAGCGTCCTCAACATCGACAAGTTGACCTACGCCGCCAACCTCGCCTCCCTCGCGCCCATCGCCGCGAGCCCGCGCTATCGCTTCCTCGAGGCCGACATCGCCGACAAGCCCGCCATGGTGCGTGCCATCGCCGAGTTCCGCCCGACCGGCATCATGAACCTTGCCGCCGAGAGCCACGTCGACCGCTCGATCACCGGCGCGGACGTCTTCATCGAGACCAACATCGTCGGCACGCACCGCCTCCTCGAGGCCGCTCGCGGCTACTGGCAGGGACTCGGCGAAGGAGAGCGCGCCGGCTTCCGCTTCCTCCAGGTCTCGACCGACGAGGTCTATGGCTCGCTCGGGACCAGCGGGCTCTTCACCGAGGAGACGCCGTACGCTCCCTCATCGCCGTACTCCGCCTCGAAGGCCGCCGCCGACCACCTGGCGCTCGCGGCCCACCGCACGCATGGCCTGCCCGTCATCGTCTCCAACTGCTCCAACAATTACGGTCCCTACCATTTCCCCGAGAAGCTCATTCCGCTGATGATCCTCAAGGCCCTGTCGGGTCAGCCTCTTCCGGTCTACGGCGACGGCTCGAACGTGCGGGACTGGCTCTATGTCGAGGATCACGCCCGGGCCCTGCATCTCATCCTCGCCAAGGGGCGGCCGGGTGAGAAATACAACGTCGGCGGGCGCAACGAGCGCACCAACCTCGAGGTCGTCGAGCGCATCTGTGCGCTGATGGACGAGGCGCGGCCCGAGGGCGCCCCGCACGTGCGCCTCATCAAGTATGTCACCGACCGGCCCGGCCACGACCACCGCTACGCGATCGATGCGAGCAAGCTCGAGGGCGAACTCGGCTGGCGGGCGCGCGAGGATTTCGAGAGCGGCATCGCCAAGACCGTCGCCTGGTATCTCGAGCGCCGCGACTGGTGGGAGCCGCTCGCGCGCAACGTCTATTCCGGTGAGCGCCTCGGTCTCGTCGGCGGGGCTGCGGGGGCCGGCCGAACGATTTGA
- a CDS encoding enoyl-CoA hydratase (Catalyzes the reversible hydration of unsaturated fatty acyl-CoA to beta-hydroxyacyl-CoA), whose amino-acid sequence METDAGDELLVGHEDGILRVVLNRPHARNALTFAMYERLGALLAGQPSDGSVKAVVITGAGGKAFAAGTDMGQFRVFESPADAHAYEASIERVLGQIEACPVPTIAAIAGACTGGGAAIAACCDLRLATADMRFGFPIARTLGNCLSAATLARLVALLGEARVRDLVLTARLIEAEEARSIGLVSDVLADVGDLEAATAALARRLAGHAPLTMRATREALARLRRAGPRVDDSDLVTLCYMSEDFRGGIEAFLGKRPPVWKGR is encoded by the coding sequence ATGGAAACCGATGCGGGCGACGAGCTTCTGGTTGGACATGAGGATGGCATCTTGCGCGTCGTGCTCAACCGGCCACACGCGCGCAACGCCCTCACCTTCGCCATGTACGAGCGTCTCGGGGCGTTACTCGCGGGCCAGCCATCGGATGGCTCCGTCAAGGCCGTCGTCATCACCGGCGCCGGAGGCAAGGCGTTCGCTGCCGGCACCGACATGGGCCAGTTCCGCGTTTTCGAGAGCCCCGCGGATGCACACGCCTACGAGGCCTCGATCGAGCGCGTGCTCGGCCAGATCGAAGCGTGTCCCGTTCCCACGATCGCGGCGATCGCGGGGGCCTGCACCGGGGGCGGGGCGGCGATCGCGGCCTGCTGCGATCTGCGCCTTGCAACCGCTGACATGCGTTTCGGCTTTCCCATAGCCCGCACGCTGGGCAACTGCCTGTCGGCCGCCACCCTCGCCCGCCTCGTTGCGCTCCTTGGCGAGGCACGCGTGCGTGACCTCGTGCTCACGGCCCGCCTGATCGAGGCCGAAGAGGCGCGTTCCATCGGTCTCGTCTCGGACGTCCTGGCGGATGTGGGGGACCTCGAGGCGGCGACCGCCGCCCTTGCCCGAAGGCTCGCCGGCCATGCTCCCCTCACCATGCGCGCGACCCGCGAGGCGCTCGCGCGTCTGCGCCGGGCGGGCCCGCGCGTCGACGACAGCGACCTCGTTACCCTCTGCTACATGAGCGAGGACTTCCGCGGAGGGATCGAGGCGTTCCTCGGCAAGCGCCCACCCGTCTGGAAAGGCCGTTGA
- a CDS encoding MmgE/PrpD family protein: protein MTEMQSLPEPSPTFGEVAAFVLQRQSNAFPPEVIAFARLLMLDLLGVAAAASGMDAGRIAREHAARHWSAGAGAPGARMIFDGRRVSLPGAAFAIATQIDNLDAHDGWQPSKGHGGAALLPALVAFAEAEKAVSGPDALAAFIIGYEVAYRSAWALHATTTCYHTSGAWNALGCTAIGARLRSMPADVFRHALGIAEYHAPRSQMMREVANPSMLHDGTGWGAPTGVYATLIAEDGFTGAPAATVEFDDARFAWGSLGEDWLTNKQYIKPYPTCRWTHAPIDAVLAMRAAHKLTSRDVAAIEITSFQYAIDLAMGVPASSPVAQYSLAWPVAAALVRGHVTVDEIIEGSFGDPEIGRLTRATRGIVDPVIERTYPERRLARVTLVLTDGTRLESGEREASGGPLPLPSEAEVRDKFKRFAGPVLGEARTARIEEMVLGLATARSDFKALIDELAAPGKH, encoded by the coding sequence ATGACCGAGATGCAGTCGTTGCCCGAGCCCTCACCCACCTTTGGCGAGGTCGCGGCCTTCGTCCTCCAACGCCAGAGCAACGCCTTTCCTCCAGAAGTCATCGCCTTCGCCAGGTTGCTGATGCTCGACCTTCTCGGCGTCGCCGCGGCAGCGAGCGGCATGGATGCCGGGCGCATCGCGCGCGAGCATGCCGCGCGCCACTGGTCGGCGGGAGCGGGCGCGCCGGGCGCGCGCATGATCTTCGACGGGCGCCGCGTCTCGCTGCCGGGCGCGGCATTCGCGATCGCCACGCAGATCGACAACCTCGACGCGCACGACGGATGGCAACCCTCCAAGGGACATGGCGGTGCCGCGCTGCTGCCGGCGCTCGTTGCCTTCGCCGAGGCGGAAAAGGCGGTCTCCGGACCCGACGCACTCGCCGCCTTCATCATCGGCTACGAGGTCGCCTATCGCTCCGCCTGGGCGCTCCATGCCACCACCACCTGCTATCACACGTCCGGGGCCTGGAATGCGCTCGGCTGCACGGCGATCGGGGCGCGCCTGCGCTCCATGCCCGCCGATGTTTTCCGTCACGCCCTCGGCATCGCGGAGTATCACGCGCCGCGAAGCCAGATGATGCGCGAGGTCGCCAACCCGAGCATGCTGCACGACGGCACGGGCTGGGGAGCGCCGACGGGCGTCTATGCCACGCTCATCGCCGAGGACGGCTTCACGGGCGCGCCGGCGGCGACGGTCGAATTCGACGACGCGCGCTTTGCCTGGGGGAGCCTTGGCGAGGACTGGCTGACGAACAAGCAGTACATCAAGCCCTATCCGACCTGCCGCTGGACACATGCCCCGATCGATGCGGTGCTCGCGATGCGCGCCGCGCACAAATTGACCAGCCGGGACGTGGCGGCCATCGAAATCACCTCGTTCCAGTACGCCATCGACCTCGCCATGGGCGTACCCGCATCTTCGCCGGTAGCGCAGTATTCGCTCGCCTGGCCCGTGGCCGCCGCGCTCGTGCGCGGGCATGTCACGGTCGACGAGATCATCGAGGGCTCGTTCGGCGATCCAGAGATCGGTCGGCTGACACGCGCGACACGGGGCATCGTCGATCCGGTGATCGAGCGCACCTATCCCGAACGCCGGTTGGCACGGGTGACGCTGGTGCTGACGGACGGCACCCGGCTCGAAAGCGGCGAGCGGGAGGCCTCCGGTGGACCGCTGCCGCTGCCGAGCGAGGCCGAGGTGCGCGACAAGTTCAAGCGCTTCGCCGGTCCGGTGTTGGGCGAGGCGCGGACGGCGCGGATCGAGGAGATGGTGCTCGGGCTCGCGACCGCACGTAGTGACTTCAAGGCGTTGATCGACGAACTCGCGGCGCCCGGCAAGCACTGA
- a CDS encoding methyltransferase: MTVQDEQRRGRRPRVGSPRARNETVQRLPQLAWRQPENPYPALEILSADQLEAIHLASLRILEELGIELLSPAARALFKQAGAEVDEANAIVRVDRGLIEKAISSAPRSFTLTGRDPAKSLVIGGNRMAFGLVAGPPAVHDLVRGRRSGNLEDYSNFIRLAHYFNAIHIIGNQVCAPIELPANNRHLDTYNANLTWSDLSFHCTSIGRGRARDGIEMMAIARGMTLEEMAASPGVTTIISVNSPRRFDDSMADGLMEMSAAGQSVCVTPFTVMGAMTPVTLAGALAQQNAETLFGIALIQLTRPGAPSIYGGYTSNVDMRTGAPAFGTPENAKAIVASGQLARRYGLPYRASPTNASNAADTQSVYETEMALWASVMGHVNLHYHAAGWLEGGLTASYEKLVLDVEMIQHMMAFLEPIVVDEDTLAFEAIKEVPTGGHFFGTRQTMARYETAFYRPLVSKWQNYESWQAEGGAEATQRATAIWQQALREYEAPAMDPARREALDAYIARRKEEIGSGEP, translated from the coding sequence ATGACCGTGCAGGACGAGCAGAGGCGGGGCCGCCGGCCGCGCGTGGGCTCACCGAGGGCCCGGAACGAGACGGTGCAGCGCCTTCCTCAGCTCGCGTGGCGACAGCCCGAGAACCCCTATCCGGCGCTCGAGATTCTTTCGGCCGACCAGCTCGAAGCCATCCACCTCGCCTCCCTGCGCATCCTCGAGGAACTCGGCATCGAATTGCTGAGCCCTGCCGCCCGCGCTCTCTTCAAGCAGGCCGGTGCCGAAGTCGACGAGGCGAACGCCATCGTGCGCGTCGACCGGGGACTGATCGAGAAGGCCATCTCGAGCGCGCCGCGATCGTTCACCCTGACCGGGCGCGACCCGGCCAAGAGCCTCGTCATCGGCGGCAACAGGATGGCCTTCGGGCTCGTCGCCGGTCCACCGGCAGTGCACGACCTGGTGCGCGGCCGGCGCAGCGGAAACCTGGAGGATTATTCCAATTTCATCCGTCTCGCGCACTATTTCAATGCCATCCACATCATCGGCAACCAGGTCTGCGCGCCGATCGAGCTTCCGGCCAACAACCGCCACCTCGACACCTACAACGCCAACCTGACCTGGAGCGACCTTTCGTTCCATTGCACCTCGATCGGGCGCGGGCGGGCGCGCGACGGGATCGAAATGATGGCGATCGCGCGCGGCATGACGCTCGAGGAGATGGCCGCGAGCCCCGGCGTCACCACGATCATCTCGGTCAATTCGCCGCGCCGTTTCGACGACAGCATGGCGGATGGCCTCATGGAGATGAGCGCGGCCGGCCAGTCGGTGTGCGTCACGCCCTTCACCGTCATGGGCGCGATGACGCCAGTGACGCTGGCCGGTGCGCTCGCGCAGCAGAACGCGGAAACCCTCTTCGGCATCGCCCTCATTCAGTTGACACGCCCCGGCGCCCCCTCGATCTACGGCGGCTACACCTCGAACGTCGACATGCGCACGGGCGCGCCTGCCTTCGGAACGCCGGAAAATGCCAAGGCGATCGTCGCCAGCGGCCAACTCGCGCGGCGCTACGGCCTGCCCTACCGCGCATCGCCGACGAACGCCTCGAATGCCGCCGACACCCAGTCCGTCTACGAAACCGAAATGGCGCTCTGGGCGAGCGTCATGGGACACGTCAACCTGCACTATCACGCCGCCGGCTGGCTCGAGGGCGGGCTGACGGCCTCCTATGAAAAGCTCGTGCTCGACGTCGAGATGATCCAGCACATGATGGCCTTCCTCGAGCCCATCGTGGTCGACGAGGACACGCTCGCCTTCGAGGCGATCAAGGAAGTGCCGACGGGCGGCCATTTCTTCGGCACCCGCCAGACGATGGCGCGGTATGAGACCGCCTTCTACCGGCCGCTCGTCTCGAAATGGCAGAACTACGAGTCCTGGCAGGCGGAAGGCGGAGCCGAGGCCACCCAGCGCGCGACGGCGATCTGGCAGCAAGCGCTGAGGGAATACGAGGCCCCCGCCATGGACCCCGCCCGACGCGAGGCCCTCGATGCCTATATCGCACGTCGCAAGGAGGAAATCGGCAGCGGCGAGCCGTGA